In Saimiri boliviensis isolate mSaiBol1 chromosome 13, mSaiBol1.pri, whole genome shotgun sequence, the genomic window tggtctcaaactcctgggctcaggcaatccgcccgcctcagcctcccaaagtgctgggattacaggcgtgagctaccacgcccagccaagaacaCATTCTTTTAAAGGCTCACatcttttgctttgtttgtacAAGTGTACACTTGTATACACTTACAGGAACTTACATACACTACAGCACAGgtatttttttcctgctaattTCCTCCAAACTCTATTATTCTACAGGCAGCTGCATTCTAAAAGGAATCTCAGTTAAGCCAAATGAAtctttaatgaatatttaattagGACCTTTTCAGACAGTATAATAGttggggaggaaaaaaagatgCCTTTTTACAAACACACTACTGAGCTGAAGAGGATGGAAAAAGTCAACAGATGAATTTCCTGTCTTTCCCGCCAGTTTCCTTAAACCATTTCTGCTTTTCATTGCTTCTCCTTTTCTTACATCTTTGCATCTGTGGACTTCCCTATCATCTCCAGGAGCAAGGCAGAGACAGATTCTTGTCTGTGAGCAGCTGAATTGTCTAGAAAACATGCACAGCCTGCAAGTCCTTCCTGTCCTCCCAAGAATCTGACGTGGTTTTAGGCAGGCAAGAGGCTCAGGGGCTGATGCAACATCTCTTGCAAGTGCCTTTCAGTTTTTCCAGGAAGCACCACGGTTTTCTCAGGCATAAAAAACcgttttctgtaaaaggccagagaGTAGATATTTTAGGCTTTACGTGCCATATGGTCTCTGACACAACTGCTCACTTCTGCAGGTGTAGTGCAGAAGCAACCATTGACCACACATAACCAAAAGAGCATCGCTGTGTCTCAATgacactttatttacaaaaactggTCTCAGGCTAGCAATGGCCCACTgaccatagtttgccaacccctggatTATACAGAATCATCTGTATGATAACCCTAGCTCCACAATCAACATGCTCACAAACCGAGGCCGCATATCCTACGGCTTTCTCATATGGCTTTGTCACATGTGCCAGAAACTACGTTAAACAATGCAGGGTCCATACATTCATTTTATGCACATTCACATTTCTTACCAtgaatttttcttgctttttaatatagtttttgccattttataattttaaaagagaagtgtGTCACAATTTCATAGCAACTATGTCAATAAACATTCATAATAATGATATGTTTCCTATTTTAGTTGACAATGACTAAGTCGAACTTTTTAATTATATCTACAGCCAGAAACTGGTAGTAGCACTGGCAGAGGTAAGAACTGCAAAAGTCTGAGAATCAAAAAGAGTGCCAAGAGTTAAAGCAGGAGATGGGCTGGTGACCTcaagggggaagagggaggcttCATGTCAGGCCAGAAGAAATAAGAACCGCGAGGCTCATTTGGGTCAGGAGCTCCAAATGTCTCATGCTCCTCAGGGCTCCACGTGCTTCGCTCCTGCCAGTCCTCTGTTAAAAAGCAGTATTTCAAGCCATAAGGAGAAAAAAGGTGGTGATATTAGGATCCTGAAGTCCCAAGGAGCCAAGAGTGAATTATGGCTGACAGCCACACTGTGGACAATGGTCATGGTGAAAAGTGAGTTGATGAGACACCTGGCAGCAAAGGAACCCTGAAAAAAAGCACTGATTCATGGGAAACATGGACTGACCAGTGGTAGGAAGAAAATAAGTGTAGCACATGCCATCCAATGCAACAACCTAGTAATACTGGTGAGCGTGCAGTCCTGACCACTCTTTTCCCAAGGTCATTTCAGGTCTCCACATGGGTTTTTCAGCTGTTTCCTCTCCTAGGTTTCTGTTTAAATCTCACCACCTCTCACattctccttttccctttcccctgcccctcccaacTCCTCATTCAACTGATTCACTTCAACCCCATCATAATGCTCAGGTGTCATTTCCTCCACAAAACTGTTCTTCAGGCTGGGTTGGAtgttgcttctcttttcttctacaaGCTCCAAGGGATCAAGGGTATGTCTCTCAGCCTCCCCATCACCATCAGCTTTACCTACACTGCAACACCTTAATATCTAGCATAGTCTTCTGCACCTAACCCACAGCTTATCTTATGTGCCTGAGCAACTAAAGGTCTGAATGCATGTCACATATGCAAACAGCAATTATGAATGAGGAAGAGaatgagtgtctgtgtgtggagGGGGAGTGACTACGGCCAGGTGAGAGCACTGAGTATTGAGGAACTTGACTTCAGGTGGTCAAGATCATGAACTTACAAACATCTGGACTTGGGTTCAAAGCACAAGAGCCCTCAAGCAGGACAAATCTATCCTAACCTCTGGGAAAACATCTCAGAGTGCATCTCAAAGCCGTCTTTGGTGGCTCAGTACCACCAAAGGGCAGCTTGTTGCTACATTATTACTATAGTTCCAATAGAAAGGCAGCTACAGTTTCAAATCCCAACCAAGGAGTTGTCCTATATTCCAAAAGAAAGCTTCTACTgccggacatgatggctcacgcctgtaatcccaaaactttgggatgccaaggcaggcagatcacctgaggtcaggagttcaagaccaatctggccaacatggagaaaccccgtctgtactaaaaatacaaaaaaattagccaggcattgtggcagtggcctataatcccagctacttggaggctgcggcaagagaattgcttaaaccagggagttggaggttgcagtgagccaagatcgggccattgctctccagcctgggtgatgaagcgggactctgtctcagaaaaaaaaaaagaaaagaaaagaaaaggcggCTTCTACTGTGCATATATTTCTAATTCCTATATACGAAATATCTGAATTATACAACCCAGACTTTCCACTAATTCAGAGTGGCCTTCACCATAATGTTTCTACAAAGTAACCATTTCTCATCAGGCAGCTGCTGATAAACTTTCTTCATTCCAGTAATGTGGCATGAGAAAATGATCTTcttgctttaataaaaatactgttATGCTAGATACAAAATATGTTTCTACGGTTAAACTGTAACAATAAGACTGGAAGGTTTACTAGTAGAGGAAGGGTGTCCCCCTGTGataaacaatcatttaaaaaagagacagagggtAATTTGCCTAACCCTGCTCTGTAGCTAAAATGAGCCGGGGGTGTGCTCCTTAAACACTTATCAAGTCACTGCTGAGCCTTCAGCAGGCCATTTCCCTTTGGAACAGAAAGGGAAGTTTCCCAATGCATAACAGAATCTTAAATTCTTCATATGTAATACTTAAGATGAACTTTAAATAGAAAAGCTACCTGCACACAAGACATCATGTCTTGTACTCAAACTATGCAGTCGATAAGAAAGCATAATGCTATCGGGGAAGGCACCACATACCGAAGCTAGCCagaatttattaagtgcttacacTTAGCCAGGGGCCATGGATTATGACTTTTAATTCTAACAACCACACGATAATGTGGGTACTCTTATTGTTcctcctattttatagataaggaagtAAATTTTGAGAAACCAAAGTCAGCAGCTACAAAAGTGGCAGAAGCAAGACTGGAACCCAGGCTGCAGAATGCTGGTCCATGATCACACCTGTATGCAATTGTGCTTTCCAAAACACACATCAGAAGCATATTTTGGGAGGCGGGAAGGATGTAATGATCATCCATACCACCAACAAATCAGATGGGGCCAAGGAAAGCTGATAGGATGATACCATCTCTGTCTACCTCTGTCTTTTTTCCTCCTACCACTTCTAAAAAAGCTTTTTAACATTGCTGGAAAATAAAGTCACAGAGCAGATgacaaattattataaattcagTGAGGGAGGCAGAATGGTAAAATGAAAAGAATCCTTGATTTAGAACTACAGTGTTTGTGTCCTGGTCCCTAGGGAAAACTAAGTCTCATGGCCCTCATTATACACCTGTCATGATAAGACACATCTCACTCTTTTGTTGTCATCACAATAGTGAGAATATACAAGGGAATGTGTCTGGCACCGTGCTTGGCAGAAAAGAGGTActacaatttttttcccttcttcatcTTCAGTTCCCATATCAAAATACAAGCAGATAGTACCTAGTTATACAAGGTAAATATTCCCTGGACACTTCCAATGCACTCACCCACAGAGAAATACCTTTGAAGGGGCGTCTCTCCGCTGTTGCTGTGAGTTTTCCAACCACTGACATACTGCTTTCTATTAACAGTAAATGCAATTGTCTAGATAATGCAAAAATTTCATGCTTTCAATGTAAAGGTAGTATTTCAGCCTACTAaccagaaaaggaagaggaaaaaaagaccaTTGAAATAAATATCACAGGAAACTTCAGAGCAAGAAGTACTGAATATCCAAGTACCTTAATCATCAACTAAAAAGAGTAAATCTGCCTCTATGACTCTCCATCCTTCTCTCATACAACACAAACTagaagtctaaaaaaaaaaatcatagtacaGTATAGGAAATATTCAGACCTTTTTTCCTGAGGGCTTAAAAACTACAAAAGAGAAACCGCGTGACAAGTAAATCTTTTAAATCTCCCATCAACAGCCTTTGATGCAACCCCATCTTGAAACCAGACTTGTacgctttaaaaatgaaatgttctaaGTAAAgtgaagttgtttttattttcagaaaaggggggaaaatcgccgatttaaaaataaaaggactttAGTGAAAAGTTCATAGTTGTGAGATATTTGCTTGGCCATTAAGAAGGTAGCAGCTCTGCTGGGTAGAAACCACCATTCTTTGAGGTCTGAGACTTTAGacatcactctctctctctcctctcattcTTACAAACTCTGTCTCTCGGTCACCGTTGCACATTGATCCTCTCGTTCCAACCAGACTACAGGGTCTCCAAAGTGTGAAGCATACGGCCCCTCGACGTGTTCGGAAAGCTGCTCATCATCATCCCTACGGCTTGTCATCAAGCAAACGGCAAATCACAAACTTGCTTCCTCAACCCCAGAAGAGACACGCCAGGTCCCCAAGGAAATGAAGGTTCCTTCCACCCCCACAGGAAAGCTACCAGGTTTCAGTTCTTtcgctttatttttttaaagacaaagaaaaaaattaaccgaACACACACGTTTTCCTACCATtctcatatactttttaaaactccaaCTTCTTCCTTCACGTTGGAgaaattcttaataaataatGCCTGCTTGAAAGACACCAGGAACTCATTTTGAGGACCGAGTTTGTAGAAAACAAGGCAGAGAGATGAATGGGCAGAGTTgggctgaaaattttaaattcctgCACGGCAAAGCAAGCGTGCGGGTATCTGTTTTCAAACAATAAAAGCGTCTAGAATGTACAATGATGCAGAGCCACGCGAGGCGCGAGGAGCAGGAAGCTGGTGGGCTCCGTGTCACAAAGACTGGCAGGGCAGTTCGAGAGCCAGAGTCACCACAAGTCCGCGTCccaggctcactgctgcctcactCTGAAACCGGTCCCAAAGCCAGCTGCCCAGCGGAGAGAAGCCGAGCGGCCGCGGGCACATCTCTGGGAGGGCAAGGCTGGGAGAAAGTGAGGGGAGACCGCGGGTGCGCGGCGGGTCCCGGGAGGGAAAGGACCAGGGAGCCGGGGATAGGGGGTGGACAGCGGGGATGTGGCCGAGGCGCATTAGCTCCGGCTGCAGATCTTGCCCGGGGAGGCGACCTGGGGACCGGAATCGGCGACCGACGGGAGGGGGAGGGGGCTCCCGGGGGGCCGCAGGTCGAGGCGCGTGAGCCGGACACGAAATGCGCACGGCCGGGTTGGGTGAGCGGGGGCGCGTGGGTCACCTGTATTGTTTGAAAAGCTGGTCCGACTCCCTGAAGCCGTTGTTGAGCAGCATGTTGATGCCGGCCAGGGCCAGCTCCGCGTCCTGCAggggagccgccgccgccgccgccgccgcgtcCGAGTCTCCGTCGTCCCGCCGCCGCGGCCGCTGCTGCTCGGAGCCGGCCATGGGCGCGCGAGGCCCCGGGTTGGGCCGAGGCGAGGTCGGGAGCAGCTGCTGCGGCCGCACGCGCGCCCGGAGCCCGGTTCTACCTGCCGGGAGCCGAGCGGAgccgggaggggaggggaagagaggggagacgagggaggaggaggaaagggccGCGGAGGGAGGAGCCGCGGCCCGGCTGCAGAGCGGCGGGGGAGGTGGGCGCCCGGCCGCCGCCGCGGGGATTACTCAGCAGCGCCCGCCAGCTCCTCTCGCGCCCTCCGAAACACCCGGCTCGCGCTGGCCCCGAAGCGGAATCCGTTTCCGGGTGTCTCTCACCCCGCCGAGCCGGTCCTCGAGCCGCGGCCGCCTCCGCTTCCTGCAGACCCGGTGGTGCGGCCCCTCCCGGGTACCCAAGCCGCGTCCTCGCCCACCGCCCGGGGCTGCTCGGACACACGCACGCGGGGCCAGGAGACCCGAGCGCCCCACCCTCCCCCGAAGGGGCCGTACCCGGGAGTCCGGGGGAGGGCAAGGCGCGGAGGAAGAGCGAGCGAGCCCGtgtggaaggaaagggagggtgACGGGGATCTCCGCCCGGGCCGCAACACCAGCGCGCGGCGCTTTGTCCACCAGTGACTGAAACCCCACGCAGCCCGCGCCCGCAAAGCCGGACTTCATCCCCACGCTGGGGCCGCCCCCTAGGACCTGAGCAGCCAATTCCCAAGGAGgtgggcggcgggggcggggcctctGGCACCTGCGGGACCGCTCCCCGGAGTCTAGCGCTGCGGGACTCTAAGGGAGAGCCCCCGGACATCTCGAACCGGGTACCACCCACTCCAGCCCACCACCACCATTTGCTCAATGGGGCAGGAGGAGAAATGGAGGTCTATATGCCATATGCCCAAATACTTAAAAGTTACAAATGAAGCTGCTAAAGTGTgttctgttctcacactgccaaTTATTCTTGCAAAGCTTTGGCTTTCATATGACCAAATGTCAGCAGAACATCAACGATGACTGAATTTAATCATGATCGCAGAAGTCTGACTGTTCTGATGATGGCCTGGTGATATCTGGATGACTAATATTCTAGAGACAAGCAATATTCAAGACATaagtcatttttatgttttttccatatttttctctaaCAAAATCCCTTAATATACCGTTGCAATCAATATTATGTTCTTAATGCCAAATTAGACAATCTTCCTTGAGTGTCTGTCGTTCTTAGAGTGTAGTTTATTCATTTCAACTTGGAGTAACTTTGCTGAAGCATTTACaacagaattgtttttaaaatgaaagcgATCCTCAGGTTTAGAAATAACTCAtgaattttaaacattatatCATCCATTATTATGGAACCAATATGataaatttttacagaaaaatgcaaaataattttgttatgtaAGTTGCTTCTACTTATTTCGTAAATTGTACCATCCCTCCTTATATCAAATCCATACAGGATTTCCaacttttataaatagaaattttagagTAATAAGAATTACTGCCACTCCTTAAGTGCCATGTGTAACTGTTGCAAAAACCATACTAATTCT contains:
- the TTC39C gene encoding tetratricopeptide repeat protein 39C isoform X4 — translated: MAGSEQQRPRRRDDGDSDAAAAAAAAPLQDAELALAGINMLLNNGFRESDQLFKQYRKRFFMPEKTVVLPGKTERHLQEMLHQPLSLLPA